The Alnus glutinosa chromosome 3, dhAlnGlut1.1, whole genome shotgun sequence nucleotide sequence GTGAAACCATCTcttatcctaaaaacttaaactgataggaagtgatagatttaatcatttaattatattctaaCGGTAGCTTCATATTGTCTTGTGGCAGCCATGTCAACATGCCCCAACGGTTAGTGCTGCTGTGTTTTTGGAGAAAACTTTCAGTTAGTTTCATTGATTTGATTGCTTCTGTTTTCCATTCTTATTACTGAGCAAAGAATAGTAATTCCTTTGATGAAGTTTTTTGCTAATATACTACAAGAATTACACCGCAGGCCTTGACTTTCCATAGGTGCAAGTATTTGAATGTGAAGAACCTCATGGTGGTTAATAGTCAACAAATGCACATGGCATTCACCAACTGTCGTCGAGTTGTTGCATCCCATCTCAAAGTGATAGCGCCTGCTCGTAGCCCTAACACTGATGGAATTCACATCAGTCGATCAAGAGGTGTTGAGTTCAAGGATAGCACAATCAGAACAGGTTGGTTATACACAAAAAGGAGTTAAAAGTTAAAATGGTTAGTTTTAGCCCGAGTTTCCAATCATAGAAATATAGTTTTTGAACTAAGATGATGCTCAGCCCTTTTTCACATTACATATTTGAGAGTACTTCTCATCTGCAtatccctttttccttttggttCATAAATTTTATGTTAAGGTTACTTTCATCATGACTTTTGCACAGCTTAAAGCAATAATTTGTTTAAGCAATATATGGGTGAGATTTCCATGCTAACATGCTTATTTGTGGTTTAGCTTTGAATATACAGATGCCTAGATTTTGACTACCTTGAAACAAAATGTATCACTGAAATTCAAGGATAAATGCGTTCTTCCATTTAGTTGTGGTAAAGACAGATAAGAAAATTACCATCTCTGTGCTATTTCTTCGTTTTCTtttcaacccaaaaaagaagaagataaaagacTGCATCATCTGTCATTTACTGAAGTTCATAAATTTCTTTTCCATCCAAACAATGCTCAACTAATTGTCTTATGGAGAGATCTTAAACTGATTATAGGGGATGACTGCATCTCTATTGTCAGCAACTCTTCACGGATCCGGATCAGAAACATTATCTGTGGCCCTGGTCATGGCATAAGGTAGACGAAATGCTCATTCCCATTAAGTTAGAACCACTGATATCATGAACACTTTTAACTAATTCTGATCTACATCCTTCAGTATTGGAAGCCTGGGAAAATCAAACTCATGGTCACAGGTGCATGATGTAATGGTTGATGGAGCTTTCCTCTCCAACACTGAGAATGGGGTGAGGATCAAAACATGGCAGGTAGTTTTCTTCACCAACattgcatctctctctctctcttagcaCATACAAGCACTGAATCCGGGGTTGATTGAATCCTTGTTTTCTTATATCTTCATCAGGGAGGTAGTGGTTATGCAACTGAGATTTCATTCCAGAATGTGCTGATGGAAAACGTATCCAATCCAATAATAATAGATCAATATTATTGTGATTCAAGGCAGCCATGCGCAAATCAGGTGAGACTGGACTAAGTCCTTATGGAATGATAGTGTAGATGTGATTAGTGCTCTTTTTGGGTCATTATACAGTAGTGTTCCGACCACCCCTTAAAGGGTGTGGGGATGGTTGGCCAAACCCTTGGGAGTAGTCGACCGTGCCCATGGCTGGCTTGGAGTGGCTGATCACCCTCTTAAAgcgttttttattatttttagtgctTAAGTGGCTCAATCCAGGCCATTCATTCAAAATGAACAGCCTAGATTGAGGGAATTGTAGATAGAGTGGATTAAAGTAGAATATAACATCATAGGCTAATGTGTATTATCTTGTGGAAATGCAGTCTTTGGCTTTAAAAGTGGAGAATATATCCTTCACGCACATCAAAGGGACTTCAGCTACAGAGGAAGCAATAAAATTTAGTTGCAGTGATAACTTCCCATGTGCAGGGTTATACTTAGAAGACATTCAGCTTGTATCAAGCTGCGGGGGAATTACAACATCTTTTTGTTGGGAAGCTTATGGCTTGAGTTCGGGTTTGGTTAACCCACCTGCTTGCTTTTCTTGTAGCGAAAGCTATATTAACCAGAAAGTCTTGCTGGATTCTGCCATTCATTCCATCTGAAGAGAGATCATTCAGTTTTGAATTTGTATAGAAGCATAGCCAAGACATCAACTCTAGTGCAGAAATACTGCATGACTTTGTAGGGTTCAATCTTCAAGGTCAAGGATATACCTAATTTGTACATAATTCTTCGATGATTCCTTGCAAGTTCCAATTATATGTACTAATTTTCTGTAAATCATTTGTATGCACTGAAGGACTAGACTCAAGTAACAAAGCATAATTAGCGAAATTCATCAATGCTGTGTTTTTCCTCTTTCTAGTGGGCTATTCTGCTATGCTGTTCATTGGGAGGAGCTTCCTGCAATGTGTATGATACAAagtgtgcttatatatatatatatatatatatatatatatatatatatatatatatatatatatatatatatatatatatatatatattatcctttgtaaaaaattaaaaatgccaAATGAAATCAAGCCAAGAGCTTCATTAGGtatgacaaaaagaaaagggaaaagaatgatCCCCATCGTTCAGTACTTAATTGTAGTAGTATCAAAAGCTACATTATTGAAGAAATTGCATGGAATGAGCTGAACTAATCTTGAAATATTAGCTAATCGCCCAGAAGATGATACCCCAAATTAAACAGAAGACATCCATTTCCAATCTTAAGCAAAGAACCTTGATTTCCACACAGTCAATTGCATCCATAAGCAGTACTGGAAGTCTGGAACTCATTCTCTCAAGTCTGAAAACCTGCATATCAACATCTATTGAGTGTGTCCAGCGCCAAGACTAGCAAACGCCAAGCTTGGGGCATCCCTCAGCAAGGGGCAAGTCCAAGTTTTCTACAGTTCTGAATGTTTTGGGAAGCATCTTATCAACATAAAGAGTTCCATCCAAATGATTACACTCATGCTGTAAAATTCGGGCCTGCCACCCTGAAGCATCTACCTTAATAGGTTGGCCATAACGATCCAAACCTGTGACCTCAACATCGAGGTACCGCTCCACCACTGCTCTGAATCCATCAACACTGCAAAACGTCACAATACAAGAAGATTACCAATCATAGGAGCTGAAATCTCATCAATATCATGGTTGAGGTATAAATGGAAGTTCCAACAGTATCAGACATACATTTTAAATGTGTAGCATTTCTTGTAATTCGTCAATACGAAATGTCAGATTACAACACAATAGAATTACAATGTTGTAACAAAAATTTGAgtttcatcccaaaaaaaaaaaattcttcagtATGAAGAACTCATTAATTTCATGTTGGCTCCTATCATGTTAGAAACTAATTGACACTAAGACGATAATTCTCATATTAAGGActaccacaattttttttttttgataaataatagaACTTCCTTAAAACGCAAAAGGGTGCACCCAAGTACGCAAGAAATATTAAAGAGAAACACCTaatcataaaaggaaaaaagtaaaaaaaatctataaaaactacaaatatgATAGGCAACCATCCATTGGTATAGGGTATTGAAGAAGAATGCCTTAAATTTTACCACCGTCTTTTCACTGTCTTCAAAGCTTTCATAATTTCTCTCTCCCAATACACACATCAAGTAGGAAGGACTACCACATTAAGTACACCTTTCATTACTAAATTTTGACATAGCCTTAAAAAGAAGTACCATAACCAAGGGGCATTGGACTTGGCAAGGAAATGAATTCAGAGCACGTAGAAAGCAACCAATGGGGACAAAAGCTCATATCAAGATAGATGCAGGAAAACAGTCTTACTATagaaattatagaaaataatatataccCATTCAGCAGAGGGAGTAGTAGTACAGGAAGGACCAACATCATTTCTTTGTAATATCTGACTACCCCGTAAGTAACTTCCATCAGAGAAGAGTTTAAATAGTCATTTTCAGCAAACGGAGCAATGAGGAGAATTATGTTCTCTGTTTTGTGGGCATGATTCATTCATTTAACAACACTCACTATTTTTGCTCAAACGCAAGCATATTAAGCTCAGTAATAGAAGAAACATTTAGCTTGTTTTACATGAAAGGTGTTGTCTTGCCCCTGAGCTTCTCTTCAATCTTATAAATGTGATGCAGATTTCTTTCATACAAATTTTCGGTGGGTAAGCTTGACTCAAGCATGAGACATTAAGGTTGAGTTAAATCTGATAATGACTTCATCTACCTACTTAAAcccaaattttgaaatttctctTGGTTTACCAATCAAATATAGTCATACAAATAAAGGaacaagaaatgaaaaagaagctTCAAAAGCATCAAGTAACCGTTCGAGGGATAAGGCCTCCCATTAATATTAGCGCAAACAACTGCTTGAAAACTATATATTACATATCATCCAAGAGAAATCAGAGCTCAATATTCCTCAATTTTGCAAACCATCCTACAGAGCCAACTAAGAATGCGCGTAACTCAGAGCCCATCCATTCAATTTCCCAAATCACGTGGAAGGTAAATTAGTCTTTAGAAAATTGAACCTTTGAGAAAACAGAGTCATAGCTAgggctgtcaatttttgacatgacccgcgaacccgacacgaagttaaagggttagggttaagcttaaaagggtttgggtcataaaaggGTTAACCCGttagacccgtttaataaaagGGTCGTTATAGGGTCAACCTGCTTGACTCGTGGGTCGACCCGtatacttaaaacattttttttttccaacattaaaaattaaatataaacaatcatgttacctctctctttctctcattgtCTAAAGagtaaaaactaaactaaaaaaaaatatcataaaaaacaaaactagtctttttcttttattgagttagaacttgaacaaaaaaggcaaagactaaacaaaattagcggagtttttttttctttcaagttttcgaacttagaagttgaatcaaaacaagtaaaacaactcaatattttatatttcaactgtgaaataatatgattattcaaataatatgattttctttttagtttaaatttgtgtttttatttttatttttatagactttattaaTAAACGGGTCGGGTCGTGTTAACCCATTATTTAGCAGGGTTgtgttagggtttaagaattTGACCCTTTTATCTAAACAGATCGTGTCAGGGTTGACCCTTAACGTGTTGGCAAGTCAAACGGGTCGGGTCAACCCGTTTTGACAGCCTTAGTCATAGCTGCAGATGATGAAACAAGATTGGTCATAGGATCTCATGAAATGATGCTGCCATCACCTGTGTTGAggactatattttttttattttctttagcttagaaaaaaaaaacctaactaATTTTCTGGATAGTtacatgtttgtttttttttggatatgttCTGATTTGGATCCTTCTAAGAGGCCCTGTTGGACAAGTTAAAAAATTAGACTACAACATGTACAAATGTCAACTATTCAATTCATCACGATGTTACAGGAAAAGGCAATCAGTGTACTGAAGCTTGTAATTTAGTCTCATCTCACACATCACACAATGAGTACAACAAAGGGTCACAGGAAAAACAGAGAACTACGCTGTGGacttgaaaaaacaaaaacaccatACAAATTACTCCTAACTTCTGTATTTTACCTCAGGCACCCTTCAAAAAATACTGCAGTCCGGTTGCTCTTCTTCTTAAGCTTTGGGTTTAAAATGACCTGCCTCGAAAGAACTAATAAATTGTAATTGTCAAGTGAAAGTTCTTGGATGCTACAAATATCAGTATCATTTGAATTTTAACCTTGCCGGTAGAATTTGACATACCAGAAGATCAAAAGGTCGTCTATCTTGTGCTTTAGTCTCTTCCTTGGATGCATAACTAATATATTCTTTTGTATCTTCTAAAACTATTATCTGCAGAAATAAAATGACAAGGTAGTGAAATGACCAGGTCCTTCCATAGAATATGAAAATCAAGTATTCGAAAAGAAGAAGTCTAATCTTATCCACCATTGTGACTTGAAGTTAGCAATTACCAATACATAGACTCTCTCATTACTCAAAGCAATATGCTCAATATTTAGCTTCAACTTCAGCCAAAGACACAGCACGGATCACCATACTCCCATATAGTTACTGGTAGTATAATTGGCAATTTAAAACGACGACTGAGAAAACCAAAATGTCCACCCAACTGAACCCGAatccaaaacaaacacaacaatTATGAAATCCATATTTTCCCACActtcacgtttttttttttttttttttcactcactTCCTCAGtaaccaagaaaaaaataagaaatttactaggggaaaaaaaagatttgaaacTGCccataaaagaaaatcaaaaataaaattcaaaactgACCCTTAGAGGGATTCCAATCTGAGGAGCAGCGAGGCCAACCCCAGGAGCCTTCCTCATAACCTTAACCATGTCATCAATTATGTTCTGGATCCGGTCCGACCCAATTTCTCCAACTTCAACTTCGCGGGCCGGTTCGTGAAGAACCGGGTCACCGGCCTTCACGATATCGGGCAAGCtcaccttcttcttttctccgAGACCCAGAAGCCACCCTGCTCTGGCAACGGAAGTCGACTCCGAACTGTACGGTTTCCAGGCGGTGAAAGTGCGATTAAAGGGCGGTTTCGGGTTGGGAAATCCAGGTACCGCATCGTGTATTCGGGTTTTCCGAAATATAGGGGTGGTCGTGGCGGGTTTAAGGCATTTATCTGCGAGGGATATCGGGCGGAGACGGAGTGAGTATCGGTGGAGGGTCTCCATAGCCGTTTCcttattttgatttctttctgaGATAAAGCTGGGATCATCAGGTGCGAAAAGGCCCAAAGGCAGCAAAGTTACGATTCTGCCACTGGATGAGTGCGTACGTACTGCGAGTGTCTGTGTGTGGGttgggcttgggcttgggcttgggcttgAGTTTTGTTCTGGCCAAGTAAAGGGCCTCTAGATGGACTGAAGTTTTTGCAGCAGAAGTCACGCAAACGGGGTCTTGGAGGAGCTCTTTGCAGCGAATAAGGGGGGCTTAAGTAGCTCAGTATAGAGGATAACACCGGCTGGGGCGGGGGCGGGACTGGGAGAAGAGGGCCAAGGGCAGAAGGCGGTGGTAAAGGACGGAGGGTGGCGGTATAAATGGTGCATGATATCgctatttttcattattttccctTGAAACTATATATTTCGCATACTTCCATTGGAATAAGGACAAATTTCGTACACAAAATGATCATTCCTTTAGGAATAGAAATGGGTATTACCGGAAATAAAAGAGGTTGTAATATAATGACTATTCATATTCTATTGTTTGATGACAACATATATGCTCTAAATGGAATTgaacaaaattcttaaaataccaaAGATTTGTTTtcaaatgattttgaaaattctatCGGTGGCGGGACACCACAACAAAACATTGGTGGTGGTCCCATCACCCCTGGAGCCCATGGTTGTGGATCCCTGAGGAACTTCGAGGGTGCATGGTGGGAACACCGCCGGTGCTAATGAGCACCATGTGGTGCTACCATATCTAGGGGTGTCCGAATACTTGTTTGAGCAGATGGGCTTCACAAGAGTCCTTCCACAATTGCTTATCTAAATTATAAACAATATGAGCAGACAATTACACTGAATGTCAATTCCAACTCCAAAGGCCTTCTATTATCACACACTCTTTTCTATATAGAATCGTGCTCGAGCTCATGTAtgattttacgccgaaacattttccaacataaaacattttatgccgaaacaaaatAGGCCTAGGGCCCTAGTTAATATATGTTTGAACTTAAGAATAAACCTTACATTACTATCAAATTCTGTGTAGTGCTCATGTCTGATTCCGAGTAATGAATGATCTTGAACAAGTGTCTTTTAGAATCAAGcttgaataattttattttcaaatataaaCATGGAGCTAAATTAAGGCTCAATTTATTTCGACATAAAAGTGTTTTTcgttgaaaaatgttttcaacaaaatcatttttaggaAAATGAGTTCAgctgaaaacaattttttgcaTTTGACTCATATGGAAAATAGTGACGGCGGACAACGGTCGGTGACTGCAAAAAGCAATCcactacaaaagaaaatagcatttatggatggtttttttctagatggtttttaaaactgtctagaaaacaaaatttgcaaacgGTTTTTTCTGAAACtgtctgtaaaaaatttattatggacagtttgattaaaccgtccataaaattccagacggtttttacTAAACTGTttggaaattttcatttctagacggttttataaaaaccgactataaatttatagacagtTTTTTCCAAAACCGTCCGTAAATGTTATTCCTAGAGAATTTTTTggacggtttttaccaaaccgtccataaaatttaagTTCCAGACTGTGTCTTTTGAAAccgtttgaaaatattttttcccaTGCAATGTCATCAATCCATGTGATGCCTCTAAATTTCACCACATCCATCTGATTTTTTTCccagccaaaatcacaaccatCTGTTTCTTTTGACAGCCAAAAACTTTCCCAGCCAaaccaaaataaatagaaaggaATATGGCCTGGCTGGAGGTAGCTAGATTGAAGACGACAAGTAATTTCACTCACCCATCAATGCCGTCACTGACAACGACGTCTCTGAGCTCTTCGAGGTCTATAGCTTGAGCGAGAGCGTGTCCACTACAACCACCGGCCAAGAGAGACGAAGATGAGGAGGTCTGATCCGCCAAGAGAGATGAAGATGAGCATGTCCACTACCACCACCGCTTCCACACCTCCAATCCGAGACTGCGCACTGCTGGACAGACATCTCCGACGATGACTCCCCGTCGTCCCCCTCCGCCGAGCTTGAAATTGAACTGAGCCGCGAAGCCTTCGGATCTCGTTGCCATTGAAATCGAACGAAGCCTCCGGAACTGAGCCGCGAAGCCTCAACACCGTCCTCTCCATCGTCGACTCGGCCAAACCCGATCTGTTGCAACTACGGCGGCATGGGGCATTTGCTCAGGCCtcagaaagagaaaaacataaTTATCTTAACATTtctggaaaagaaataaataatttttttttttaaaaaaacaaaatttaattaatgatattaatatatattaaaaaaagagagaaatacatcgaaaaaaaaaataataatatgggcaaaccgtctggaattaaACCGTTTAGAAATCCATTTCGCGACTTTTTATTccggacggttttaaaccgtctataatAAACCGTCAAGAATATacggtttgtttgtttgtttgtttgtttgtttttttttttttttttttttttttttttttttttgtagtgatcgaCAAATTCTGAAAAAGTTTGATGGTGGCCGGCGAACTCTGGAGACCTCCCATCGGAGTGTGCCAGATTCTAGTGACCTTTGGGGGCGATGGAGAATAAATTATGAGAGAAAATGCGTacgagaagaagaagctcaaaCTTGAAAAGAGATTTATGATATTAAAATACGGAAACCATTTTTTGAATTAAGAAGTTTTTTATGTGgtcaaatccttttttttttttttttaactatcaTTTTCGGTCGcaccaaacatcaaaaaaatacaaaaaagattttacaccgaaacaaacgaaacCTAATTAAGCACTAATAGTCAtagaatgatttatttatttatttatttatttattggaggtctctttctttcttccctttAAGTGATCATGCAATGGAATTAGAATCATTAGATCCTTCCCGTGTTCAGACAACTATAAGATCGATGGTATGCTAAAC carries:
- the LOC133863896 gene encoding probable polygalacturonase At1g80170 isoform X1, which translates into the protein MNKYNLRTCSSSTCLILMFLTLNLPYIQGFDSLLQLPQSGSVRIRPGSKRVLFLGDFGAQGDGLHDDTEALKHAWELACSFSPRTRIVIPAGSTFLIHPIDIAGPCRSKITLQISGTIIAPKDPDVWHGMNPRKWLYFHGVNHLTVQGGGTINGLGHEWWARSCKINSTNPCQHAPTALTFHRCKYLNVKNLMVVNSQQMHMAFTNCRRVVASHLKVIAPARSPNTDGIHISRSRGVEFKDSTIRTGDDCISIVSNSSRIRIRNIICGPGHGISIGSLGKSNSWSQVHDVMVDGAFLSNTENGVRIKTWQGGSGYATEISFQNVLMENVSNPIIIDQYYCDSRQPCANQSLALKVENISFTHIKGTSATEEAIKFSCSDNFPCAGLYLEDIQLVSSCGGITTSFCWEAYGLSSGLVNPPACFSCSESYINQKVLLDSAIHSI
- the LOC133863896 gene encoding probable polygalacturonase At1g80170 isoform X2 → MNKYNLRTCSSSTCLILMFLTLNLPYIQGFDSLLQLPQSGSVRIRPGSKRVLFLGDFGAQGDGLHDDTEALKHAWELACSFSPRTRIVIPAGSTFLIHPIDIAGPCRSKITLQISGTIIAPKDPDVWHGMNPRKWLYFHGVNHLTVQGGGTINGLGHEWWARSCKINSTNALTFHRCKYLNVKNLMVVNSQQMHMAFTNCRRVVASHLKVIAPARSPNTDGIHISRSRGVEFKDSTIRTGDDCISIVSNSSRIRIRNIICGPGHGISIGSLGKSNSWSQVHDVMVDGAFLSNTENGVRIKTWQGGSGYATEISFQNVLMENVSNPIIIDQYYCDSRQPCANQSLALKVENISFTHIKGTSATEEAIKFSCSDNFPCAGLYLEDIQLVSSCGGITTSFCWEAYGLSSGLVNPPACFSCSESYINQKVLLDSAIHSI
- the LOC133864831 gene encoding peptide deformylase 1A, chloroplastic/mitochondrial; protein product: METLHRYSLRLRPISLADKCLKPATTTPIFRKTRIHDAVPGFPNPKPPFNRTFTAWKPYSSESTSVARAGWLLGLGEKKKVSLPDIVKAGDPVLHEPAREVEVGEIGSDRIQNIIDDMVKVMRKAPGVGLAAPQIGIPLRIIVLEDTKEYISYASKEETKAQDRRPFDLLVILNPKLKKKSNRTAVFFEGCLSVDGFRAVVERYLDVEVTGLDRYGQPIKVDASGWQARILQHECNHLDGTLYVDKMLPKTFRTVENLDLPLAEGCPKLGVC